The segment atttaaataatttacataaaataatatatatgataaaaaataaatattacaacaagattaaccacttaattgtagaacaaaaatactacaattattatttaaacgttttaaactgaatataatttttcttccatgtattgattttaacagtaaacctgtttgtttgccaaaaattaaaagggtttatttttcatttgattaaaaataaatgtctattctttcatttgattatcagaaaaataaaaacacacaataatttctaaaaaaaaaaaaaaagcaaaagattgtggagccctattgttcaaaatgttaaaacagagttttggacttatttttccactgaaatgaatgttttcgttactacacaaagtaggctaaagtactgcgaaaaaaaagtaacgtggttacatggtttaataattttttgttattaaaattgaaaaattgaagttcctgtttcaaagattacagatagatggctaatttgtatgccattgatatgttcagtgttcatgtaaactgtttaataaacacttctggcacttttttcgagtctcttcattagttttgtttttcttgtaaatgattcaataaataccgtaccgtgacattcataccgaggtattaccgtaccgtgaagttttgataccgttacatccctagtccACACGTAACACACAACTGCACAAATAATTGTATTGTTTAAATTCAAATGTACATATTCTTTCTCTGTGTACTAATATAGACTTTTCTCTGTAAACTTTTGCTTACTATTGAAATCAACCAGCAAACACACCCATGTGGGGCCCAGATGGTTTGCACATAGGGCCCAGTCAATTTTATTCCAAAATGATCTGCTGAGAACAGGATAGATTGAATCACTTTTATTTGGCAAAATACATGCTGAAAAAAGGAATCAAACACAACAGGGTTATGTTAAGTAATAGCAAGGTTCACATTACAAAGACACACAGCGTCAAAGTAACAcgatcccattcatttcaatggagagcCAGTGATTTCCATAAAACAATGTGGTAACTGCAGTAATTGACTGCTACCGCTAACATTTCCTAGCAGTTTAACACTTaagtaagtaaacaaagacaaaactacaatagtctttCACTTGAAGTCCTGAACAGAATCAGCAAGAAGAGACTGTAACACTTTCAAAAGACACAGCATTATTTTTACTTTGTTCTTCACTGTTTTTAAAACCACTGGTTATTCTTCAATGACGAATTTATAAAATGCAGATGCGAGATATACTGTCATGTCTGATCCTCATTTTGCTTCCTTTGTAAGTATGAAAAGATACCTGCGgcgtaattaaaatatatttaaacattctAATGATTTAATATATAACTTTCTTGTAAATAAAAGTTGTGTATGATAGTGAAAATAAAGCAGTCTTGGGTTTTTAGTGTTGTGAAGGGCTCACCCCTTGTTTTTGACCACATTTGGTGCTACAACCCTGCTAAACATTAAGACTTTAATACGCATTAATCAAGTCTGTTTATACAGTAAAGactattaagttttattttacatttaattagttacttttttttgtaGGCTATTATTTACCTGAGTACTACTCTTAGGAGAGGatatgttatttataaagaatatAATTGAAAAGACATAGCTTGTGGGGTAAAACGCCCCCCAGAGGGCATAGTTTCTCTCTatcataatatataatatttatagtaATTATATTTCTGTCTATCAAATCCTTTGTTTTACACTTAATGCAGTATAACTAGGtggtaaaatcaaaatatttgaacaaaataaaaaaattacctcaacatatttgtttgcatggcttagttatatgtataaatatgtgaccctggaccacaaaaccagtcttaagtcgctggggtatatttgtagcaatagccaaaaatacatagtatgggtcaaaatgattgatttttcttttatgtcaaaaatcattaggaaattaagtaaagatcatgttccatgaagattttttgtaaaattcctactgtaaacctatcaaaatgtaatttttgattagtaatatgcattgttaagaacttaatttggacaactttaaaggtgtttttctcagtattttgatttttttgcacccttagatttcagattttcaaatagatgtatcttggccaaatattgtcctatcctaacaaaccatacatcaatagaaagcttatttattgagctttcatatgatttatatatatcagttttgtaaaatttaaccttatgactggttttgtggtccagggtcacatataaatgaaTTTCTcaaatatatcatatatatatatatatatatatatatatatatatatatatatatatgttgataCATTACTTGCCTTTTACTTTTAGACATTAAAAACTATAGTCTGCTCATTTTGCTGTTGATCTATGAAGCAAACTTCATAGATCAACAGGTATTTTACCCCACTGCTGGGGCAAAACGCCCCCTTTGTACAAAAATATGTTCagtcaaatattaaaaaaaaaaaaaatatttctattagcTTAGCTAAGCAAAGTTATTAAGTGTTGCATTTTTGTTGATTAAATGTTAAGCCTACctttttattaaagttttatGATCTTTACGTTTTTTAATTTCATCAACCATATTTATTGTGAACTGATTTTTATGTGCATCAGCAAAAAGTGATACTATTAGTTTTAATATCTGAAAGCCATGAACCATTATGCTAGAATTTTCCCAGTGAAGCCTTTAATTGCCTAATAAACTGTATTTCACTCCAGTAAACTGAATGAGATGTCTGTTTGTCCACATTAGTGTACATGATGTTTGCCTGATGTGTTTCACAGTTGTTTTGTCGTTTTAAATTGATTTTGGCGCTTTTTTGTTGCTCTGCCGTTGATCTCGCCCCGCGGCGATGACGTCATCACTAGAGCGCGTTCACTCATCAGTGAGCGTCGAGTCTCCTGAGGAGAGGTAGCAGTTTGCGGTTGTTAAATACGCTTTACATAGGAGGTCTTTGCCTTGTTTTCATCGGATACAGCACTGTTCGTGTGTTTGCTGAGTTGAACAGCAGGCGATAACCATGTGAGGAAAACGTTACGTTGATTGGGAACAGAGCGATTTTGTATGTTCGTGTGAATGAttgttttgatgtttgttttgtggTACTCTTTCTGTTTCAAGAATCATGATCGCTGTCAGTTTCTGCACATATAAAACTGtaatgtgtaagtaatttaatTACTTTATTGATCTGAATGTATAGAAAATAGTAAACTGTATTTAGATATTTTACCTGTATTTGTTAATGAAGATGGAAAATATTAACAATCGAAAAACAGAAAACGGAAATGTAGAGAATATGTGTATTACCACATATGTGAGTtaagtgttatttaaaaaaatgtttaaatgatgTGCTCTTTGTGTTGACACTGtttcttttaataaataaaagagGCTACATTTTGTATTTGTAAGGCTCTGGTCTGTTCAACAAAGATCTGAAGACATCTGCTTCACTTACATAAATACttaaatgtgtaaataaaataaaaaaaactaactgATTTATTGTTGATGGTGGCAAATCTGCTTCTTCCACACAGAAATGAATGTTCAGCAAAGCTCCTCCCACAACAATCACATCATCAGAAAAGCTCCTCCCTCTGCAGTTCACCAACAAATGCTGGAATATTTATCATCAGCTTACAAGTGAAAACAAGCTTCAGGAAGAGCTGGAatctgtttattaaagaggacagagagaagatgGAAGATCCAGAACCCTGCAGAATGAAACGCattgaagatactgaagaacaaacaggttggtgtttattctttttttctttattaataatgCTGACGGTTATAAGGCTTCAAGCTGTTTAAGATTTAGTTTGTTGTAAAATGACCAGTTTTTTGAGCTGTGCAATAATCTAGCTGATAATGCTGAAGGACATTCATGTCTTTGTgtgtaaaaaaatacaaaactttaCTGTTAAAGCCTTTACTATTAAATGTGTTTGTCTGCAGTGTATATAGCATTGGTTTTTAATagcaacattaaaaataaaacttttattcaaattgttAATAGATGAAATATACATAAAGAGTGCTCCCTTTATAATCAAACTTCCATTCACGTTAGCTCCAGTACAAAAGGCTATAATGTGCAAATTATAAAGATAAATCTTCGACTACAGACTGTGAACATAAATAAGCATGGGACAGTTTGAAGGCAAAAACAGTTTGAGTGTAAATGtctataaaatattacaaaatataaattttaatgtTGTGTTAGACAATGTGTTGTTTAAATACATTTGTAGTTCTAACTACAGTAACATGATTTGTGCCTATAAAgtagagggctgcattgggattgggacccaacgcaaatctcgcgggagcgggcggtttgaactttgctgcgggcgggaatgggcggctaaaaaaagcactgcgggatccggatgctcagcgcgctttgcgttagtgaggaaaaaaaagtcttaaacttACTTCGTTTTCAGGACGGAGGTAAAGTGCAACTCCATTTCATTGGACAGCTTAACTTGTTTTGCAGGGGGATTTCAAGAGGGTGCCCTCCCTCTTCCCTCGCCCGATGCAAATCCGTTCTGTACTTCTAACGGCCTGTCTACGGCACAACGCGCTGGATTAGTCTGTGTGTTGTAATGTTTGCGCGGCGCTCCCTCATCTGGCTGCATACGGCAATTACGTGAAAAAAGTACTTGAAGTCGGACTTGGTAgcctaagcgttttagatgtcctcgatagcccaggctactattccctagtgtgtcagaatacatgcaggccagggaaagaaacaaacatgaatctccTTAATAACATCAatacaaatacgttttttttttcccctgcgGGACAGGAGAAGAggcaaaatcaatgcatttctattatcgtgcgggaataaattctcagagttttgcgggtgcgggcgggagtggtCATACAtattgcgggtgcgggcgggagtgtgacacacgttgcgggagcgggcggtaatggtcagaaattcggcgggcgggagcgggatgaagaaaacagtcccgcgcagggctctactataaagtaaaaaaaataaaaaataaataattggaaGATTGACTGAAAATGAAACTAAACTGTTCTTCATTTCAGAGCTGATGGAAGAGAATGAGGAGAGTGAAGAACTCTTTGAAATGGAAGAGGTATCTCAAGAGAAACCTTTGAGTCACTCAAAGACTAAAAActcatttttaaagaaaacaaaagccAAAAAATCGGCAAACTGcattcagtgtggaaagagtttcgcaaCCGAACAAAGTCTTTCACGTCACATGATAGTTCACTCTGAAGAGAAGCCGTTTacgtgtgatcaatgtgggaagaccTTCAAATACAAACAAACTCTTGAGATTCATGagagaattcatactggagagaagccctacACATGCCATCAATGTGGGAAAACTTTTATGCAATTGTCACACCTTAGAAAACACgcaagaattcacactggagagaggccgtTTGCATGTGATCAATGTGAGAAGAGGTTTTCATGCAAAGAAAGTCTTaaaattcacatgagagttcacactggagagaagccgttcactTGTGGTCAGTGTGGGAAATGTTTCTCAAAGAAACAAAATCTAGAGATtcatatgagagttcacactggagaaaggccgttcacctgcactcagtgtggaaggagtttcacATACAGAGAAAATCTTAAAgttcacatgagaatccacactggagaaagacCGTTTACCTGTGATCAATGTAGGAAGAGTTTTTTACAGTTAGCAAGTCTTAAAGAGCACATGAACatgcacactggagagaagctgtACACATGTGAGCAGTGTGGAAGAACATTTCTTTGGGCATCAGCCCTTAAAACACACCTGATAGTTCATATAAAGGAGAAGCCGTATTCATGTTctgtgtgtggaaagagtttttcactgCTGCCATATTTACATAGACATCAGAAAACTCATGCTGATGTAAAAGATCACGtgtgctctgagtgtggaaagacttTTACTACAGTAAGCAGTTTAAAACGGCATCAGattattcacactggagaaaaaccttacaagtgttcacactgtgacaatagattcagtcagtcaggagtcctgaaaagacatgagaggatccacagcAGAGAGAAACCACAGTAAGTAGTTTATCTTCATGCGCTGAATTTTCTCACTATTATTATGAGGAAGTATCTGATTATTTCGAGAAGTCATTTTAATGAGAacgtttctgtttctgtttttactcgcatatttagatttttgtaacTGTGATGGAAACCATACTTTCTCCCTCTGATGACACATAACGGAATCAGATGAACACAAAGCAGCACTGTTCAGCTTTTTGTTTCTGGCACCTGCTTGTTACAGAGAAGAAGGAACATCTTCAGATCATTGTATTTGCACCACTGCTTAAAAAGGATACAGAGACGAGAGATGCTTTCAGATTCTTCCTCTGTCATTCGCTGACATTAACATTCTGTTCATGAGCCAACGAGTGGTAGGTTGATGTAACAGCAGTGGTTCTGGACATGTGAACAAAAGCACACATCTTGAAGACCAATCATAGGGTTGTGAACATTCGGGATGCACGCACatcatggttgcagaaaaccGGGAAGAGGTGGGCTTTAAGACTAGAGAATTATACCGATACGGTACAAAATAGTTAAATTTAAAAGgattatagattatattgatGAGATGTCATTTTAAAACGTTCTCCGTGTGCCAGCGGTAGGTGCTGCGCAGGTTAACCTCATTCCCCTAAACTCAAGAGGTGCAACAACTACTGTCAGTGCACCAGTCTCCCATGCCAGAGATCCGGCTTTGAGACCCGCTCAGAACAGGTGCGACTAGGACCTGGGTGTAGGGATAATaatggtgccgtgacccggatgggagtaaGGTTTGGGGGGTGAGTGCtgcgcaggtaaacctcactacctcactcccctgatctcaagaggtgcACCTACGACTAACAAGGAGGCTGCTAAAGACTGCAAGTAGTGTAAATagattatgtactcacaaaacgctgcatcggaacatttgtaagtctaccatgagtgttttaaaaacacgttttaggcGATCCCTATTAGTCTCATAAAATATAAGTGGCGACACGTctacgtcacttccctggtttgaaaaaagcacgtaaaagacctcctacaagttgacatgcacacagatgtagaaggaggacttttacgtgcttttttcaaaccagggaagtgacgtcgacttgtagattctgagactagtagttctcgggtaaaacgtgtttttaaaacactcatggtggacttacaaatgttttgATGCAgcttttgtgagtacataacctatttacactactgttcacatttggtaagattacttgcacgtttagtggtgcaatctacgagatacatcacatgtaccattcactcctgtaacaagcaattcgaaaaactccaATATCTccataaaggtaaaaaaaaaactttggatggggtatttagatgggcttcggagtgcatagcaatgaagtcaattctacttcgaaccatccctttaaaccaGAGTTATTGTGCTTTTGTCATCTTGAGGAAAAACTTGcatgactttctaacatttactaatacattatgcAATGGAAAAAACACATCTGAGGTCAGAGTGCACAACTAGATCTGTACTATGTCCAGAGTAAGCTGTCTCACATTTGAAATCTATTGAGATTTGATGTTTCTTTTAGACCTGatggacaagaaaaaaaaaaaaaaaaaaaaaaaacagatgccaAAAAGTCTGTCACTTTCCCTCAGTGTAAAAAATAGTGACCTCTAATTCAAGCCTGAAGATTCACACTGGCTCAGGCTTCACTTTGAAATCACATCTGATTTCTCACTCTGAAGGAATTTATATTTTTCTGCTAATTCTCCTTACATAAGAAATAATTTTAGTTCTGAGATAGTCTATTATGCTTGCTTGTTTTTTGCTTTCCATCCTTTAATTTTCTCAAAATAGAGCTTTTAAATGTCTAATAAATATGTTTCAACACACTGAATGAGACTACTGTCTGTATTACCAGTTTCACCCTTGATATCCAGTGATATGTATAATAGGCTACATTTCAAAGGGCTTGTTGTAGTCAGTTTGATGTTTCCATTCAAACCATGACGCTTCATGAAGA is part of the Garra rufa chromosome 1, GarRuf1.0, whole genome shotgun sequence genome and harbors:
- the LOC141348261 gene encoding uncharacterized protein gives rise to the protein MKVKEERQDLNEVEEENLSLKDHDVTGEKSESCSNQITDVLKPFSCSQCGNTYKHKRSLLKHMKIHSENIPFSCSLCGKSFTRKGSLIKHMKVHSREKHFSCCQCGKTFTCNKNLKEHMLIHAGIKPFTCSHCGKSFTQKGHLRNHLVTHSSEKPFTCSHCGNAFTRKSHLKDHMLSHTGVKPFSCSQCGKSFIQKGNLRHHMLIHTGIKPFSCSECGKSFTQKGCLKDHLVTHSSEKPFTCSECGKSFRRKGYLKTHMLFHTGIKPFSCSQCGKSFTHKGNLRHHMLIHTGIKPFSCSECGKSFTQKVHLKDHLVTHSSEKPFSCSQCGKSFTRKGLLKVHTAKTHLHSNKKVKKNECSAKLLPQQSHHQKSSSLCSSPTNAGIFIISLQVKTSFRKSWNLFIKEDREKMEDPEPCRMKRIEDTEEQTELMEENEESEELFEMEEVSQEKPLSHSKTKNSFLKKTKAKKSANCIQCGKSFATEQSLSRHMIVHSEEKPFTCDQCGKTFKYKQTLEIHERIHTGEKPYTCHQCGKTFMQLSHLRKHARIHTGERPFACDQCEKRFSCKESLKIHMRVHTGEKPFTCGQCGKCFSKKQNLEIHMRVHTGERPFTCTQCGRSFTYRENLKVHMRIHTGERPFTCDQCRKSFLQLASLKEHMNMHTGEKLYTCEQCGRTFLWASALKTHLIVHIKEKPYSCSVCGKSFSLLPYLHRHQKTHADVKDHVCSECGKTFTTVSSLKRHQIIHTGEKPYKCSHCDNRFSQSGVLKRHERIHSREKPQFL